A genomic region of Methylobacterium durans contains the following coding sequences:
- a CDS encoding LysR family transcriptional regulator, with protein MKLPDFEAWAVFARVAETGSFGRAAEELGVSAGTVSKAVARLEARIGARLFHRTSRRLSLTEAGRAARDGAARILAEGEAAEAEAREAAAEPQGLVRLAAPMSFGVAHVAPILPDFLSAHPRIAVDLHLSDALVDLVGGGFDLGLRIAALADSSLRARRLCGIRRSLVAAPAYLDRHGRPAHPDDLATHACLGYAYLPTPDRWHFAGPDGAEATIVPAGPLRANNADALGPALRAGLGLAVQPDFMVWEDLRAGRLERVLPGWSAPPIALHLVAPPGDPRPARVTALIAYLAQALASAPWAEGPR; from the coding sequence ATGAAGCTACCCGATTTCGAGGCTTGGGCCGTGTTCGCGAGAGTTGCGGAGACGGGCTCCTTCGGGCGCGCCGCGGAGGAGCTCGGCGTCTCGGCCGGCACGGTCTCGAAGGCCGTGGCGCGGCTCGAGGCGCGGATCGGGGCGCGCCTGTTTCATCGGACCTCCCGCCGCCTCAGTCTGACCGAGGCGGGCCGCGCGGCGCGCGACGGCGCCGCACGCATCCTCGCCGAGGGAGAGGCTGCAGAGGCCGAGGCGCGCGAGGCGGCGGCCGAGCCTCAGGGGCTGGTGCGGCTCGCTGCGCCGATGTCCTTCGGCGTCGCGCACGTGGCGCCGATCCTGCCGGACTTCCTGTCGGCTCACCCGCGGATCGCGGTCGACCTGCACCTGAGCGACGCGCTCGTCGACCTCGTCGGCGGCGGCTTCGACCTCGGTCTTCGGATCGCCGCACTCGCCGATTCCTCGCTGCGGGCCCGGCGCCTGTGCGGGATCCGGCGCTCCCTCGTCGCCGCGCCGGCCTATCTCGACCGGCACGGCCGCCCCGCCCATCCGGACGACCTCGCGACCCACGCCTGCCTCGGCTACGCCTACCTGCCCACGCCGGACCGCTGGCACTTCGCGGGGCCGGACGGCGCGGAGGCGACGATCGTCCCGGCTGGGCCGCTGCGGGCGAACAACGCCGACGCCCTCGGGCCCGCACTCCGGGCCGGACTCGGCCTCGCCGTGCAGCCGGACTTCATGGTCTGGGAGGATCTGCGCGCCGGCCGCCTGGAGCGCGTGCTGCCCGGGTGGTCGGCGCCGCCGATCGCGCTGCACCTCGTGGCGCCGCCCGGCGACCCGCGTCCCGCCCGCGTCACGGCGTTGATCGCCTACCTCGCGCAGGCGCTGGCCTCAGCACCCTGGGCCGAGGGCCCGCGCTGA
- a CDS encoding ring-cleaving dioxygenase, which produces MSETGLHHVTAFSGPAARNLDFYTRVLGLRLVKKTVNFDDPGTYHLYYGDETGRPGTILTFFPIALAAPGRAGIGETQETAFRVPRASIGWWTHRLVAHGVRHEALVQLFGEPTLRFRDPDGMMLALVGVEEAGAAPAWSGGDVPAEHALRGFHGVTLLLAEAGPTAAILTDVLGFAETGREGSATRFAGSAGMGGFVTLRAVGGFLPGRPGAGSVHHIAFRAEDDAAQAAMVAALRDRHGLSATEQRDRSYFRSVYFREPGGVLFEIATDAPGFSVDEPLEALGQALKLPGFLEPHRAEIEGVLPEVA; this is translated from the coding sequence ATGTCCGAGACCGGCCTCCACCACGTTACCGCCTTCTCCGGCCCCGCCGCCCGCAACCTCGACTTCTACACCCGGGTGCTCGGGCTGCGGCTCGTCAAGAAGACCGTCAACTTCGACGATCCGGGCACCTATCACCTCTATTACGGAGACGAGACCGGCCGGCCCGGCACGATCCTCACCTTCTTCCCCATCGCGCTCGCCGCGCCGGGCCGGGCCGGGATCGGGGAGACGCAGGAGACCGCCTTCCGGGTGCCGCGCGCCTCGATCGGGTGGTGGACCCACCGCCTCGTCGCCCACGGCGTGCGCCACGAGGCCCTGGTTCAGCTCTTCGGCGAGCCCACCCTTCGCTTCCGCGATCCGGACGGGATGATGCTCGCTCTCGTCGGGGTCGAGGAGGCGGGTGCGGCGCCCGCCTGGAGCGGCGGCGACGTGCCGGCCGAGCACGCGCTCCGCGGCTTCCACGGCGTGACGCTGCTGCTGGCCGAGGCCGGCCCGACCGCGGCGATCCTCACGGACGTGCTCGGCTTCGCCGAGACCGGCCGCGAGGGCTCGGCGACGCGGTTCGCCGGCAGCGCGGGCATGGGCGGGTTCGTCACCCTGCGGGCGGTCGGCGGCTTCCTGCCGGGCCGCCCGGGGGCGGGCAGCGTTCATCACATCGCCTTCCGGGCAGAGGACGATGCGGCCCAGGCGGCGATGGTGGCGGCCTTGCGCGACCGCCACGGCCTCAGCGCCACCGAGCAGCGCGACCGCAGCTACTTCCGCTCGGTCTACTTCCGGGAACCCGGCGGCGTCCTGTTCGAGATCGCCACCGACGCACCGGGCTTCTCCGTCGACGAGCCGCTCGAGGCGCTGGGACAGGCGCTGAAGCTCCCGGGCTTCCTGGAGCCGCACAGGGCCGAGATCGAGGGCGTGCTGCCCGAGGTCGCCTGA
- a CDS encoding alpha/beta hydrolase — MTTTTDIAGFVHRFEPGSDPARPPLLLLHGTGGDEADLLPLGRALAPGAALLSPRGRVLENGSPRFFRRLAEGVFDEADVIRRSGELAGFVAEARRTYGLPAPVALGFSNGANIAAATLLLHPEALAGAVLIRPMVPLSEPPETDLGAKPVLILSGAFDPIVPAENARALAATLERAGARIEHRTLPTGHGLGQADLALARAWLTDQRAPETV, encoded by the coding sequence ATGACGACCACCACCGACATCGCCGGCTTCGTCCACCGCTTCGAGCCGGGCAGCGATCCCGCCCGGCCGCCGCTCCTGCTCCTGCACGGCACCGGCGGCGACGAGGCCGACCTCCTCCCCCTCGGCCGGGCGCTGGCGCCGGGGGCGGCGCTCCTGTCCCCGCGCGGGCGGGTCCTGGAGAACGGGAGCCCGCGCTTCTTCCGCCGCCTCGCCGAGGGCGTTTTCGACGAGGCCGACGTGATCCGCCGGTCGGGGGAACTCGCGGGCTTCGTCGCCGAGGCGCGCCGGACCTACGGCCTGCCCGCCCCGGTCGCGCTCGGCTTCTCGAACGGGGCGAACATCGCCGCCGCGACGCTGCTGCTGCATCCGGAGGCGCTCGCGGGCGCCGTCCTGATCCGGCCGATGGTGCCGCTGAGTGAGCCCCCCGAGACCGATCTCGGGGCCAAGCCGGTGCTGATCCTGTCGGGCGCCTTCGACCCGATCGTGCCGGCCGAGAATGCGCGGGCGCTCGCGGCGACGCTGGAGCGGGCGGGCGCCCGGATCGAGCACCGGACGCTGCCCACGGGCCACGGGCTCGGTCAGGCGGATCTCGCCCTCGCGCGGGCATGGCTCACCGATCAGCGCGCGCCGGAAACGGTCTGA
- a CDS encoding IS701 family transposase yields the protein MSSTSLESTLELWSTTLRQAKQRIRPLFAAPSVAASANAFLEGLLGGERRKTGWMRAEAAGDPGPWRQQAVLGRTHWDAEALRDVVRDYVLETLGSPDAVVVIDETGFLKQGRASCGVGRQYTGSAGKITNCQIGVFAAYVSDQGHAFIDRQLYLPKAWAGDPARRRTAHVPEAITFATKPQLALAMIERAIKAEVPFAWVAADSIYGVGEIELALRRAYKGYVLGVTGQHRFWSWDQNLDVAGTAEEIAKDLSKTDWIRLSAGSGTKGPRLFDWAYLPLATLPADALDAALDQSVWTRGLLVRRSLSDGSFSYFTTWCPVGTPVQTLVAVEGRRWAIEDAFETAKTELGLAHNESRSWHGWHRHVSLVMLAFAMLARVRRLANGTPPKTPLIAKLAGAVVHSGDPARGDAAGAAAH from the coding sequence ATGTCCTCAACCTCGCTCGAATCGACGCTGGAGCTCTGGTCGACGACACTGCGGCAGGCCAAGCAGCGCATCCGCCCGCTGTTTGCCGCCCCGAGCGTCGCCGCCTCCGCCAACGCCTTCCTGGAGGGCTTGCTTGGGGGTGAGCGGCGCAAGACCGGCTGGATGCGGGCTGAAGCTGCTGGTGATCCAGGCCCCTGGCGCCAGCAGGCTGTCCTCGGTCGCACGCACTGGGACGCGGAGGCGCTGCGGGACGTGGTGCGTGACTACGTCCTCGAGACGCTCGGCTCACCTGACGCGGTGGTGGTGATCGACGAGACCGGCTTCTTGAAGCAGGGCAGAGCCTCGTGCGGTGTGGGCCGGCAGTACACAGGCTCAGCTGGCAAGATCACCAACTGCCAGATCGGGGTGTTTGCCGCCTACGTCTCGGATCAGGGCCACGCCTTCATCGATCGTCAGCTGTACCTGCCCAAAGCCTGGGCCGGAGACCCGGCTCGAAGGCGGACGGCGCATGTGCCGGAGGCCATCACCTTTGCCACCAAGCCGCAGCTGGCGCTGGCCATGATCGAGCGGGCGATAAAGGCAGAGGTGCCGTTTGCGTGGGTTGCGGCTGACAGCATCTACGGGGTTGGCGAGATCGAGCTGGCGCTGCGCCGTGCGTACAAGGGCTACGTGCTCGGTGTCACGGGTCAGCATCGGTTCTGGTCCTGGGACCAAAACCTCGACGTCGCGGGCACCGCCGAGGAGATCGCCAAGGATCTCTCCAAGACAGACTGGATCCGGCTCTCGGCCGGATCTGGCACGAAGGGACCGCGCCTGTTCGACTGGGCCTACCTGCCGCTGGCCACGCTGCCGGCGGATGCGCTCGACGCCGCTCTTGATCAGAGCGTGTGGACGCGCGGCCTGCTCGTGCGGCGCAGCCTGTCGGACGGGAGCTTCTCCTACTTCACCACTTGGTGCCCGGTCGGCACGCCGGTGCAGACGCTGGTGGCCGTGGAGGGGCGACGCTGGGCCATCGAGGACGCGTTCGAGACCGCCAAGACGGAGCTCGGGCTGGCCCACAACGAGAGCCGTTCGTGGCACGGCTGGCACCGGCACGTCAGCTTGGTGATGCTGGCTTTTGCGATGTTGGCGCGGGTGCGCCGGTTGGCCAACGGAACGCCCCCAAAAACGCCGCTCATCGCCAAGCTCGCCGGTGCCGTGGTCCATTCAGGAGATCCGGCGCGTGGCGATGCGGCTGGCGCAGCGGCGCATTGA
- a CDS encoding HEAT repeat domain-containing protein, which produces MAPVFDTFDDDLEDLAERCADPDPGIRRVAMMELAEAVGPEATILLLKGLADSDAAVRAAAARALDEHDGPDVVEGLVRSLEDADEAVRQTAAETLAEKKEPACGPLLIERAEHADPFVQAAALRALRELVLPDALAAALRALRSPAPEVRREGLGVIGYLKAEEALPALIATAGDADASVRRATMAALVFLRPGGPGISTLLAGLSDQNWQVREEAAVSAAKIRLPEAIEPLIAAMDDPVWQVRTKAANALGRIKAKAAVDVLGQALASDVSNLRKEAAAALGEIADPRGLAALEAGAEDPDPDVRKLIRWAIGRCRGET; this is translated from the coding sequence ATGGCACCCGTGTTCGATACTTTCGACGACGACCTTGAGGATCTGGCCGAGCGCTGCGCGGATCCCGATCCCGGCATCCGCCGCGTCGCCATGATGGAGCTCGCCGAGGCCGTCGGCCCCGAGGCGACGATCCTGCTCCTGAAGGGGCTCGCGGATTCCGACGCCGCGGTGCGCGCGGCCGCCGCCCGCGCCCTCGACGAGCACGACGGGCCGGACGTGGTCGAGGGCCTCGTCCGCTCGCTGGAGGATGCCGACGAGGCGGTCCGCCAGACCGCGGCCGAGACGCTCGCCGAGAAGAAGGAGCCCGCCTGCGGTCCGCTCCTGATCGAGCGCGCCGAGCACGCGGATCCGTTCGTCCAGGCCGCGGCGCTCCGCGCCCTGCGCGAGCTGGTTCTGCCGGATGCGCTCGCGGCGGCGCTGCGCGCGCTGCGCAGCCCCGCGCCGGAGGTGCGCCGCGAGGGCCTCGGCGTGATCGGCTATCTCAAGGCCGAGGAGGCGCTGCCCGCCCTCATCGCCACCGCCGGCGACGCGGATGCGAGCGTGCGGCGCGCCACCATGGCCGCCCTCGTCTTCCTGCGCCCCGGCGGTCCCGGCATCTCCACCCTGCTCGCCGGCCTCTCGGACCAGAACTGGCAGGTCCGCGAGGAGGCCGCCGTCTCGGCCGCCAAGATCCGCCTGCCGGAGGCGATCGAACCGCTGATCGCGGCCATGGACGATCCCGTCTGGCAGGTGCGCACCAAGGCGGCGAACGCCCTCGGCCGCATCAAGGCAAAGGCGGCGGTCGACGTGCTCGGGCAGGCGCTCGCCTCCGACGTGAGCAACCTGCGCAAGGAGGCTGCGGCCGCTCTCGGCGAGATCGCCGACCCGCGCGGCCTCGCCGCCCTGGAGGCTGGCGCCGAGGATCCCGATCCCGATGTGCGCAAGCTGATCCGCTGGGCGATCGGCCGCTGCCGGGGCGAGACCTAG
- a CDS encoding 4Fe-4S dicluster domain-containing protein produces the protein MPIITQAKSAAVVIDDEKCIAEKGCRVCVDVCPLDILAIDETRQKAYMKYDECWYCMPCEVDCPTNAVKVNIPYLLR, from the coding sequence ATGCCGATCATCACCCAGGCCAAGAGCGCCGCGGTCGTCATCGATGACGAGAAGTGCATCGCCGAGAAGGGCTGCCGGGTCTGCGTCGACGTCTGCCCACTCGATATTCTCGCGATCGATGAGACGCGGCAGAAAGCCTACATGAAGTACGACGAATGCTGGTACTGCATGCCCTGCGAGGTCGATTGCCCGACGAACGCGGTCAAGGTCAACATCCCCTACCTGCTGCGCTGA
- a CDS encoding fumarate reductase/succinate dehydrogenase flavoprotein subunit: MSFHPTATTEIIETDLLVIGGGTGGPMAAIKAKEADPKLRVVLMEKANVKRSGAISMGMDGLNNAVVPGYATPEQYVKEITVANDGVVNQKAVMAYAQGSFPMIQYLDKLGVKFEKDGSGEYNMRKVHHMGTYVLPMPEGHNVKKVLYRQLRRLQVGVTNRYMATRLLKGPDGRIAGAVGVNTRTSEFLVVKAKAVVLACGAAGRLGLPASGYLFGTYENAANCGDGYAMAYHAGAQLANLECYQINPLIKDYNGPSCAYVTGPFGGFTANNRGERFIECDYWSGQMMLEFWRELQSGNGPVFLKMDHLREETISEIETILHTNERPSRGRFHERRGNNYRQRPVEMHISEIGFCSGHSASGVWVDENARTTVPGLYAVGDMASVPHNYMLGAFVNGGIAGADAAAYCAGHDLASYDEGDLLAEQERVLAPTRREDGLTPHEMEFKTRRLVNDYLEPPKVTAKMELGQRRFAEIREDLDLLVARDPHELHRALEMQSILDCADMAAAASLYRTESRWGFYHLRVDHPETNDAEWACHTVLFKDEAGRMAHAKREVDPFIVPVAAEEMSAYHQLRIKTPAAAE, translated from the coding sequence ATGAGCTTCCACCCGACCGCGACGACCGAGATCATCGAGACCGACCTCCTCGTGATCGGCGGCGGCACCGGCGGCCCGATGGCCGCGATCAAGGCGAAGGAGGCCGACCCGAAGCTTCGGGTCGTCCTCATGGAGAAGGCGAACGTGAAGCGCTCCGGCGCGATCAGCATGGGCATGGACGGGCTGAACAACGCCGTCGTGCCGGGCTACGCCACCCCGGAGCAGTACGTGAAGGAGATCACTGTCGCCAACGACGGCGTCGTCAACCAGAAGGCGGTGATGGCCTACGCGCAGGGCTCCTTCCCGATGATCCAGTACCTCGACAAGCTCGGGGTCAAGTTCGAGAAGGACGGCTCCGGCGAGTACAACATGCGCAAGGTCCACCACATGGGGACCTACGTGCTGCCGATGCCCGAGGGGCACAACGTCAAGAAGGTGCTCTACCGGCAGCTCCGCCGCCTGCAGGTCGGCGTCACGAACCGCTACATGGCGACCCGGCTGCTGAAAGGTCCGGACGGGCGCATCGCGGGCGCGGTCGGCGTCAACACCCGCACCTCCGAATTTCTCGTCGTGAAGGCCAAGGCCGTGGTGCTCGCCTGCGGCGCCGCCGGGCGCCTCGGCCTGCCGGCCTCCGGCTACCTGTTCGGCACCTACGAGAATGCGGCCAATTGCGGCGACGGCTACGCGATGGCCTACCACGCGGGGGCGCAACTCGCGAACCTCGAGTGCTACCAGATCAACCCCCTGATCAAGGACTACAACGGCCCCTCCTGCGCCTACGTAACCGGGCCGTTCGGCGGGTTCACGGCCAACAATCGCGGCGAGCGCTTCATCGAGTGCGATTACTGGTCGGGCCAGATGATGCTGGAATTCTGGCGGGAACTGCAGAGCGGCAACGGCCCGGTCTTCCTCAAGATGGACCATCTTCGCGAGGAGACGATCTCCGAGATCGAGACCATCCTGCACACCAACGAGCGGCCCTCGCGCGGGCGCTTCCACGAGCGGCGTGGCAACAATTACCGCCAGCGCCCGGTCGAGATGCACATCTCGGAGATCGGCTTCTGCTCGGGCCACTCGGCGTCCGGCGTCTGGGTCGACGAGAACGCCCGCACCACGGTGCCCGGCCTCTATGCGGTCGGCGACATGGCGAGCGTGCCGCACAATTACATGCTCGGCGCCTTCGTCAACGGCGGCATCGCCGGCGCGGACGCCGCCGCCTACTGCGCGGGTCACGATCTCGCGTCGTACGACGAGGGCGACCTCCTCGCCGAGCAGGAGCGGGTGCTCGCGCCGACCCGGCGCGAGGACGGGCTCACGCCCCACGAGATGGAGTTCAAGACCCGCCGCCTCGTCAACGACTACCTGGAGCCGCCGAAGGTCACGGCCAAGATGGAACTCGGCCAGCGCCGCTTCGCCGAGATCCGCGAGGATCTCGACCTCCTCGTCGCCCGCGATCCGCACGAGTTGCACCGGGCGCTCGAGATGCAGTCGATCCTCGACTGCGCCGACATGGCGGCGGCGGCCTCGCTCTACCGCACCGAGAGCCGCTGGGGCTTCTATCATCTGCGCGTCGATCACCCCGAGACCAACGACGCCGAGTGGGCCTGCCACACCGTGCTCTTCAAGGACGAGGCCGGCCGCATGGCCCACGCCAAGCGGGAGGTCGATCCCTTCATCGTGCCCGTCGCGGCCGAGGAGATGAGCGCCTACCACCAGCTCCGCATCAAGACACCGGCCGCCGCCGAGTGA
- a CDS encoding gamma-butyrobetaine hydroxylase-like domain-containing protein, with amino-acid sequence MTSGAMRLPASPPFDPDAIPDEVVLARGGTSLRLAWRDGTRGELPAETLRLRCRCAWCTRERIEARFPASFPRASVIRIEPMGGYAVHLAFGDGHARGIFPWTYLRDLAREAVPVAAAAA; translated from the coding sequence ATGACGAGCGGCGCGATGAGGCTTCCCGCCTCGCCCCCCTTCGATCCCGATGCGATCCCGGACGAGGTGGTCCTGGCCCGCGGCGGCACGAGCCTGCGGCTCGCCTGGCGCGATGGCACGCGGGGGGAGCTTCCCGCCGAGACCCTGCGCCTGCGCTGCCGCTGCGCCTGGTGCACGCGGGAGCGGATCGAGGCGCGCTTCCCCGCCTCCTTCCCCCGCGCCTCGGTGATCCGCATCGAGCCGATGGGCGGCTACGCGGTCCACCTCGCCTTCGGGGACGGCCACGCCCGCGGGATCTTCCCCTGGACCTACCTGCGCGATCTGGCGCGCGAGGCCGTGCCCGTGGCCGCCGCTGCGGCCTGA
- the rocF gene encoding arginase → MSGRQAGATRIEIIGAPIEVGTSEPGALMGPAALRTAGLVRTLADLGHAVADLGDVAPGCPAEARGLPAVAAWTQVISGRVAASLAGDALPVVIGGDHSLSLGSVDGALRHCEGAGRPLFVLWLDAHADFNTLETSPSGNIHGMPLAALCGEPGFDGLFAAGARPLLDPGRIHLFGLRSIDAGERALVTTRRVGVTDMRAIDEFGVVAPLRRALEQVAAAGGHLHVSLDIDFLDPGIAPGVGTTVPGGATFREAHLIMEMLHDSGLVGSLDVVELNPFLDERGRSARVLVELVASLFGRRILDRPTPVIEAVPRDLAT, encoded by the coding sequence ATGAGCGGGCGGCAGGCGGGGGCGACCCGCATCGAGATCATCGGCGCACCGATCGAGGTGGGCACGAGCGAGCCTGGCGCCCTGATGGGCCCCGCGGCGCTCCGCACGGCGGGACTCGTGCGGACGCTGGCCGATCTCGGCCACGCCGTCGCGGATCTCGGCGACGTGGCGCCCGGATGTCCCGCGGAGGCCCGCGGCCTGCCGGCCGTCGCGGCCTGGACGCAAGTGATCTCGGGGCGCGTCGCGGCGAGCCTCGCGGGCGACGCGCTGCCGGTCGTGATCGGGGGCGATCACAGCCTCTCCCTCGGCTCGGTCGACGGGGCGCTGCGCCACTGCGAGGGGGCCGGCCGGCCGCTCTTCGTGCTCTGGCTCGACGCGCACGCGGATTTCAACACGCTTGAGACCTCGCCGTCGGGCAACATCCACGGCATGCCGCTCGCCGCGCTCTGCGGCGAGCCCGGCTTCGACGGATTGTTCGCGGCAGGGGCCCGCCCGCTCCTCGACCCGGGACGCATCCACCTGTTCGGCCTGCGCTCGATCGATGCGGGCGAGCGCGCCCTCGTGACGACGCGGCGCGTCGGCGTCACCGACATGCGCGCCATCGACGAGTTCGGGGTGGTGGCCCCCTTGCGCCGGGCGCTGGAACAGGTCGCGGCGGCCGGGGGCCACCTGCATGTCAGCCTCGACATCGACTTCCTCGATCCCGGCATTGCGCCGGGCGTCGGCACCACGGTGCCGGGCGGCGCGACCTTCCGCGAGGCGCACCTGATCATGGAGATGCTCCACGATTCCGGCCTCGTCGGCTCCCTCGACGTGGTCGAATTGAACCCCTTCCTCGACGAGCGCGGGCGCAGCGCGCGGGTGCTGGTGGAGCTGGTCGCGAGCCTGTTCGGCCGCCGCATCCTCGACCGGCCGACCCCGGTGATCGAGGCGGTGCCGCGGGATCTCGCCACGTGA
- the urtA gene encoding urea ABC transporter substrate-binding protein: protein MSRAFSAGSNRPSSLRRWTCAAALAGGLALGLGIASAARAQETIKVGILHSLSGTMAISETTLKDAMLMLIAEQNRKGGVLGKKLEPVVVDPASNWPLFAEKARELIAKDKVSAVFGCWTSVSRKSVLPVFRELDSILFYPVQYEGEESERNVFYTGAAPNQQAIPAVDYLMSEEKVERWVLEGTDYVYPRTTNKILEAYLKAKGVKPEDISINYTPFGQSDWQTRVAAIKAFGSAGRKTAVVSTINGDANVPFYKELANQGVKATDIPVVAFSVGEEELAGIDTKPLLGHLAAWNYFQSIDTPENTAFIEQWRTFTKNAKRVTNDPMEAHYIGFNMWVKAVEKAGTTEPDKVIAALPGIEQKNLTGGTAKMLPNHHVTKPVFIGEIKDDGQFDVVWKTDGLIPGEAWSKQLDGSKDLEADWVTLNCGNYNTKTKKCGGA from the coding sequence ATGAGCAGAGCCTTTTCGGCCGGATCGAACCGTCCTTCGTCCCTCAGGCGCTGGACCTGCGCCGCCGCGCTGGCGGGCGGCCTCGCCCTCGGTCTCGGCATCGCGTCCGCGGCCCGCGCGCAGGAGACGATCAAGGTCGGCATCCTGCACTCGCTGTCCGGCACGATGGCGATCTCGGAGACGACCCTCAAGGACGCGATGCTGATGCTCATCGCGGAGCAGAACCGCAAGGGCGGCGTGCTCGGCAAGAAGCTGGAGCCGGTGGTGGTCGATCCGGCCTCGAACTGGCCGCTGTTCGCCGAGAAGGCCCGCGAGCTCATCGCCAAGGACAAGGTCTCGGCGGTGTTTGGCTGCTGGACGAGCGTGTCGCGCAAGTCCGTGCTGCCAGTCTTCCGGGAACTCGACTCGATCCTGTTCTATCCCGTCCAGTACGAGGGCGAGGAGAGCGAGCGGAACGTGTTCTACACGGGCGCCGCCCCGAACCAGCAGGCGATCCCCGCCGTCGACTACCTGATGAGCGAGGAGAAGGTCGAGCGCTGGGTCCTGGAAGGGACGGACTACGTCTACCCGCGCACCACCAACAAGATCCTCGAAGCCTACCTGAAGGCGAAGGGCGTGAAGCCTGAGGACATCTCGATCAACTACACGCCGTTCGGCCAGTCGGACTGGCAGACGCGAGTGGCCGCCATCAAGGCGTTCGGCTCGGCCGGCCGGAAGACGGCCGTGGTCTCGACCATCAATGGCGACGCGAACGTGCCCTTCTACAAGGAACTCGCCAACCAGGGCGTGAAGGCCACCGACATCCCGGTCGTGGCCTTCTCGGTGGGCGAGGAGGAGTTGGCCGGCATCGACACCAAGCCGCTCCTCGGCCACCTCGCCGCCTGGAACTACTTCCAATCGATCGACACGCCGGAGAACACGGCGTTCATCGAGCAATGGCGCACCTTCACGAAGAACGCCAAGCGCGTCACCAACGACCCGATGGAGGCCCATTACATCGGCTTCAACATGTGGGTGAAGGCGGTGGAGAAGGCGGGCACCACCGAGCCCGACAAGGTGATCGCTGCGCTCCCCGGCATCGAGCAGAAGAACCTCACGGGCGGCACCGCGAAGATGCTGCCGAACCACCACGTCACGAAGCCGGTCTTCATCGGCGAGATCAAGGATGACGGACAATTCGATGTCGTCTGGAAGACGGACGGCCTCATCCCCGGCGAGGCGTGGTCGAAGCAACTCGACGGCTCGAAGGACCTCGAGGCCGACTGGGTGACGCTCAATTGCGGCAACTACAACACCAAGACCAAGAAATGCGGCGGGGCGTGA